From the Papaver somniferum cultivar HN1 chromosome 2, ASM357369v1, whole genome shotgun sequence genome, the window tagtctttaaatcagggtttgcaatcaatgttaccttggtaacaaagcattcaatattcaccgttagatgaacagctgattagactcaagctaatatctttcaaccgttatatcaaacttagcttgttacacacaaacttAGCTTCTAAGTGAAATATACATTAAAATCCTTGATTTCGACATATACAGTAACAAAACTGCTTACAAAAAGTCTAAGCGAAAAAACATCAAATGTTTAATAATACAGCGACGCGATTTACATGAAGTCACTAGTACCCACTGTTGTCATCCTTGAAGGATCGATTCTCATTTCACAAGAAGCGTAAAACCATAAATCAAGGTGCATACCCCTACACTCAACTAGGAAGCAAGCAAACAACCACCACATTACTTTTCCTCAGTACATGAAACATACACTTGTTTAGAGATGTCAATTAGTAACCCGGcccgcgggttgaccctagccCGGCTTGGCTGGGCTTGTTTCCTAAACGGGCCGGGCTAGGTCTGCTATATCTGACCCTAatagaaaacaagccgggctaggtcTAACCCGCGGGTTACCAGCCAACCCGTTAAATTAAGATAGTAACCTATAATCGGAGGTATCGGTAGAATTTCACCTGCTACCCAGGTAACCGGTAACTTCTCATTCTTATCTAAGTTTtctaaaagaaagagaaatcagaaaacaGAAAACTTCTCTTCAAGACTTCAAGTTTTAGATCTGGACTGGAGGCAGAGGTATTCGTGTTCGTctctttttctaatttaaaactaaatAGGGTTGTTTTTTTAATTCTGAgttctaaattagattttgatctTTAGGTTTAactataatgatttttttttttaattttctaactatctgttattttgtttgattttcagggGTTAGGGTTAGGGATTTACTCGTAATCAACTAACCAAGTTTTatcctttaggttgttttttCACTTCTAAGTTATAGATTAGATTTTGATCTTTAAGTTTAACtttaatgatcttttttttttttaattttctaactatctgtttgattttcagggGTTAGGGCTTTCTTTAGACTACCGTTAAAGAAGAATAGGAAAAATTGGCCGATGATTTTACTTCTACTTTCCTAATCTAGGTGAGTAGTTCTAAGTTTTTAATGCATAACTTGTTTTAAGTACTGTTAGGTGTTTGTGGAAATGATTCTTAGAACCCCAATCCCTTTTTCACGAATTTGTGTCATTTAGTGTTAACTCATGTCTCTTAATGTCAATCTATCTCTTAATGTCAAtctataataaattaataatgcatagATTGCTTACGTTATGCTTGTGAATATTTATTTGAATTACAAAGGTTTACTGATTCTGAAAatggaaatgaactccatatgcaGCATGTCAAAATCAGAAAACACATGTTTTATTTTggcttacatgaaagtgtaaaaaaGCATACTTTTGTTGGCTTTGACTTTGCCAGTTTGGGATGTGTACTTGTTGGGAAATTGACAGCTCTAGTCCCCTGTGATGTAGCTCAAGGCttactaattttgatttttgaattctttatgTAGCTTCCTAAAATGTCAGTTGAAGAAGACCATGACgatgtcatgagtgaagaggataTCACAGTAGTAGAGTCGATGACAAGTCAAGAGCatgcttcaaagaaaaggaaatttaCATCAAAAGTATGGAATGATTTTGATTGGTCACGATACAAAGATGGTAAAGAAAAGGCTACGTGCAAGCATTGTAGGAAGGAATATGCTTATGACAATCAGAAAGGAGGAACATCAACTATGTCAAGGCATTTAAAGAAGTTCCCTAGACTGAAGATGCAAGATGTGGGGCAACTTTTGTTATCTACAAATAATGGAGAACTGGCTACTCGTGCACGCAAAATAGATCAATCAAAGTTTCGGGATTTAGTTGCAAGACTAATTATTGGTAAAAATCTCCCCTTTAATTGTGTATAATGGACCgaatttagggagttatgtagTTATCTGAATGTCGATGTTGAAACCATATCAAGGAATACTACAAGGTCTGATATTCTTAAAATGCATAAGTTccaaaaagaagttattcgcaagAAATTACAATGTGCTCCAGGTAAAAtatgtctaacatcagacatgtggaccTCCGTCAACACCACTGGATACATAAGTTTAACAGtacactttgttgatcaagattggGTATTGCAGaagtttcttttaaatttttctccactgccaccaccccaTACTGGTCAAGCACTTTCAGATAAGTTATTTCTGATGTTAAATGATTGGGGAATTGAAGGAAAAGTAACCAGCATCACTTTGGATAACGCTGCATCAAATACTTCATGTGTTAAGATAATGAAGATTCGATTCATTGCAAGGATATGTCGGATACTGGGAaaagaaactttcatataaggtgTTGTGCTCACATAATAAATCTTATTGTAAAAGATGGACTGACAGAGATTGATCCAGCAGTAATCAAGATAAGGTTAGCAGTGAAGTACCTTAAAGGTtcacaaagaagaaaacaaaatttcttGGATACTGTCAGCTATTTAGGAATGTCAGTAAAGATGGGTGTTCGACAAGATGTTAAGACAAGATGGAATTCTACTTATCTTATGTTGCAAAGTTGTATTTCGTATGAAAAAGTCTTCACTCATTTGAGGTTGGTGGACTCTGACTATGCAGAGTCTCCTAATGGGGAAGAATGGGATCAAATCAAAGTGGTCACGAAGTTTCTCAAGGTCTTTTATGACCTCACGACTCTATTCTCTGGAAACAAGTATCCTActtctaatttttattttgatggggtTTGTCAGATTAAAGTATTATTAGATCAAGAGACAACTAATGACATTGAGTTCATCAGAAACATGGCgaagaaaatgcaagaaaaatttgccaagtaTTGGAAAAAATTGAGTCCAATATTGGCAATGGCAGTCGTTTTAGACCCTCGATTGAAGTTTGAATTTGTAGAGTTTACTTTAGAAAAGGTGTATCCTGTTGAGCGTGAAATGAAGAAGGAAGTTGATATTATTAGAAAAAGGATGGCGGCACTCTATAAAGAGTATCATACGGCGTCAACTTTAAGAGGTTCGACAACAACCAATGAAACTCAGAATTCAGGTATTGTAAATGGTGGGAATTCTGGACGCAATGGAAGTGCTTTTATGCAGGTGATATTTCTTTAAGTTTTAACTGCTTGAACATTTCTATAACTGTCCATATAGAACTGGTAGTTAATTGTTGAAGTGTTTTGATGCAGGAATTTGCCGCGGAAAAAAAAATGGTGGTCAACAATCTGACAAGTCAGAACTAGAACAATATCTAAGTGAGTCATCAGGATCAATGTCAACTGATTTTGACATCTTGAAGTATTGGAGAAGCCAAGAACTACGATACCCTAATCTTACAAGAATGGAAACCGATATTTtatcaattcctatttcaactgTTGCTTCGGAATCTGCATTTAGCCTTGGGGGAAGGGTACTTGACAGATATCGCAGCTCCTTATCACCTGAAAGTGCCGAGGCAttgataacaactcgtgattggatATATGGAATCGGTAAGAGGCTAAGTGTCTTGAGTAATATTTAAAATTAGTTGTAAGTctatttaacaatatatatgagaTTGATAATTAATTATTTTCAATTATATGTAGGAGCTGCATCAACTGATGTTGAGGAAGTGAAAGATAATGATATTAGTGAGGATGTATTGGCATTTGagccagcaaacaacaatgaggcagtaagttcttatgcgtctaattagtatcTGTACTTCAACGATATAAAGCGGGTAATTATGAAAATTCAATTTATTTACATTAACACATCCTtttgtttgatatactttttgctggaaattacagattcataCTGGAGCATCTTGAAGTGATACACTTCTAGACACAGTTACAAAGATACATGGAAAAAGAACATTTTTTGGGCACTGATTTAGGAAATATTTTGGACTTCCATATGATATCACTGTCTCctattttttgtataaatatgaAGGGAGACACTAACgatatatattgtatatgtgaCTGCATATGAGGGTTTAGGACCTTTAGGTTGTGATTCAAGATTTCAAAGTCAGTTCAGTAGACGGTAGCTTCAGTTCAGTACTTCAGTTTGTCCAATTTTGTATATAAAAGGACAAACATAGATAATAGTTACTGTCACTTTGAGGATTCTTATATGAATCACAATCCTGGACCTATATCCTTAATTCCTTATTAATGAATATGATACTTTTTGTGCAGGAATAAGGAATTGGTTGTTATTATGGTCTCCTCTTCACTAGTGATGAAGTGTTTTAGACTTTTAGTAGGTGATACTCTGTGGTAAACTGGTAGGCAGTAAAAGTGGAAGTTTGtattttttgtttggttttataTATGTATGTAACTATGTCTATATGTATTCCACTCCACAACTTTGGTTTGGTTCATTTCAATCATGTTTTAGTTGTATTGTGGAATCTGTAATCTGTTTTCAGTATGCACTTTTTAGTATTTAGACTTGTGGTTGTTTACAATATTCATATTTTTagcacaaaaaaataataaagtcaaaTATACCAGCCAACCCGCAACCCGTCAGAGCCAACCCGTCTAGGATTAGGGTTGAGGTTTTGGGCTTATACATGAACAGTACTAGGGTTAGGATTGATCCTAACCCGTTCATGGCTTGTCAAGCTAGgaccgggttgaccctagcttgcccgtttgacagctctacaCTTGTTAACGATAAATGGATCTTACATTTATATCACACAATTTGATTTGTGATCGTTAGATCAGTACGAGTATCTTACGTTCATAAACACCAAAACTAAATTCCTATAACAGATCCATTCAATACAAAACTCACAATTTTAGTTCGATCACAATAGAAAAATTATTATCAAACGTTACATCAACCGAATCATCAGAATTAAACTCATACTCCAATATTAGTCATTTTCAACTCCATTAATTAAAgaaatttttatcattttaaaacCACTAGAGATCAACTGAAACTAAGATAAACATATAATTTACCCTAACCATTTTTATTGTAATTAACGCGGATAGAGTCTAGGTTCTATTCAATATTAAATTAATTGGTTCCTAAATAGGTATTAACGAAGAGTCTAAAAAAAAACTTGCCTTAATCTTCCGGTCAACCAGCCAATATAAACTTCTCAAGTAGAAGTCCCTTCAAGTATCAAGCCCTAAAAATCAAGAGGAGAACCATAAATGAACCTTTGATTTCGGAAaggataaaaataagaaaacttgaTAATACATCTATAAGATGCCGATCAATACCTATTTCCTAGTTTTCTTCCGCTGCTAACTCGCTGCTgctaattctttttcttttttcagtttttctcatgttttctTTGGATATCACAAAAAGTAATATGCCTAACCCTTTTTCCTATGTTAACTTAAAAACCTAGAAAGACACCATGTAAACACCACTAATGGTTAAGGGACCAACACATAATCTCTAAAGAAAATGGATATATTacacaatatgtgtgtgttctccctgtcttcgtcgtctaagaaagcgtggaatgcaTGATCCATAAATATCATGTAAAAAAATGTATatgttctgaaaaagcgggggtctaacaaccacacccaatatttcgattagaaatctgtatggactaactccaatatacttgtaagagaataaactagacagtcagactcaatcttaataaaagtatatcaaagagttatatatctctttctcgattcaatacttattcaagcaaatagaaatctgcgagtctaactgaatacaagagaaatcacttgaacggtaccaaagaccaatgttcaagtatcaatcaatttcaaacaacaaccaaaggttggatttcccaattgattgattcaacgtagaacctgtgatatttcaattatataaacaaatataatgtggaaaagaaataacacagacaccagaaattttgttaacgaggaaatcgcaaatgcagaaaaaccccgggacctagtccagattgaacacacattgtattaagccgctacagacactatcctactacaaactaacttcggtctggactgtagttgaaccccaatcaatctcacactgatccaaggtacagttgcgctccttacatatctgatcccagcagggtactacacacttgattcccttagctgatctcacccacaactaagagttgctacaacccaaagtcgaagactttaataaacaaatctgtatcacacagaaaagtctatagtaatagataaatctgtctcccaaagaaatacctacgagtttttgttccgtcttttgataaaccaaggtgaacaagaaccaattgataaaccagacttatattcccgaagaacagctcagtattatcaatcacctcacaataatcctaattgactagcgaaagaagatattgcggaatcacaaacgatgagacaaagatgtttgtgactacttttatatctttcctatcggagaaatcaatctcaagccaatcttacgattgtacttagtacgatagaaacaacaagatcagatcacacaactacaagaaaagtagtatcggtctagcttcacaatcccaatgaagtcttcaagtcgttaacctatagggtctctgtagaaacctaaggttaaagaagaatcgactctagctaatataaatagtatcatacaggaggtgcggggattaggtttcccagttgctagagttctccctatatagtctttcaaatcgggatttgcaatcaatgttagattagtaaaaaaacattaaatattcactgttagatgaaaacccgattagattcaagataatatatttcaaccgttagattaaaatttagcttgttacacacaaatgaaatgcacgtttatttaggtttgtgtaaccgtacccaaacatgtacatctagttggttcaacagtagataaccaaatggttagccatatgagcactttcatatcaaccatattcttctttaccatatctatttcaaatgattcaaattaactagttagagagttgctcaattgcttagatcttatataagtgtacaagacacaattgaagcaaaaacggtttgatcactcaaatcgattcatgaactttatatccaagatttacaaacttgcattccttagtttatataagtttaagttcacgaaaaatcgtttttagaaaataaccaacttaagtacgtggactgttacgcggacttaagtacccagaataagtttgttttcagttcacaaactccagcagaaattctcgggtgtagatggggaaaaacgattcgctggtttttagggaagtgaagagatgagcgtgttgtcgagactcctcaaccgagaaaactgtttaacttcacacagatgcactgcaaagggagtgcttagattcgagagatcaatctgtaggattctggcctaaaccaagtcaatggccgttccagagcgAATTCGGTCTccaagagggagatgggttgatctgtaggatggaagctgagaattgtatgggatcaatgatgatcaaggattatggatgtgttgaaagtttatgcaagttttctgtgaactgatgagttcaaataagttttggtagattgatgaattcttgagagtaaatgctcgagaaattctgtggaGACGACTGTTGTTGTCCTCAattatggattcagagacttatttatattgtcaaaatagtaaacaccttgatacctttaagtgtgacggtttcttgagtgaaagagtgggaaagtgggaaatcgtggtgcagttccaggtcgtgcggagacttggttaaccgtccacccactactttgctaactccttcaaccgtttgcatgacttactcacatttctcatcgtggatgaacccACGCGCCGTAGGccaccataccaaaaccctaattgatatccccccatgtgacgtgattgatatctcacgaatcgtggagtctgcatgacagacgtgtattttattagtcagttgttgactaattagacaatatgtctaagttttgttgaatcgagcatgagtgatcgaatgctctatgattcatggattggACATGTTAGGcgttcttagatattgctcgtctgagcaaatattgtgaATTCGAGCAATTGAGAATCTGAatatggatcaatatttgagcaactgagaaaatattgctcagttcgacgaattactgacaaatcattgaatattgatagttggatcaatattagagtaactgagcaagtattgctcaattcgacggattactgataaattactgaatattgatattgatagttggataaatattcgagtaactgagcaagtactgctcaattcgacgaattattttattcgtgacgtgacccaataaaatattaattaaaatattggtagactaccaaatattatataattaatccatatgttgattgttggatcaacataaattttattagtgtttgaacttactcagaatgatgatttcgtggagcgtttgttcaaaaacctaatttttgatcaattattGGTCAATttatgaattgttgaaaataggtcatgagagaGGGAAGGACGTACCACATGGAATGAGGGAgtccatgtggttcccaagtgCTTGAGTGAGTGTGCACCAGTTCCTTAGT encodes:
- the LOC113350668 gene encoding zinc finger BED domain-containing protein RICESLEEPER 2-like, with translation MSVEEDHDDVMSEEDITVVESMTSQEHASKKRKFTSKVWNDFDWSRYKDGKEKATCKHCRKEYAYDNQKGGTSTMSRHLKKFPRLKMQDVGQLLLSTNNGELATRARKIDQSKFRDLVARLIIDGLTEIDPAVIKIRLAVKYLKGSQRRKQNFLDTVSYLGMSVKMGVRQDVKTRWNSTYLMLQSCISYEKVFTHLRLVDSDYAESPNGEEWDQIKVVTKFLKVFYDLTTLFSGNKYPTSNFYFDGVCQIKVLLDQETTNDIEFIRNMAKKMQEKFAKYWKKLSPILAMAVVLDPRLKFEFVEFTLEKVYPVEREMKKEVDIIRKRMAALYKEYHTASTLRGSTTTNETQNSGIVNGGNSGRNGSAFMQVIFL